The nucleotide sequence GGCACACCTGCATGCATACACATCCACACTACTATTTTGCTATTCATCTTATTCTCCATTTTTCACGAGAGCTACGGTTTTAACTAGAGCATCGCCAGAAACCCCTCCTAATTTTCTCTGATATTCGTGTTTACTCTCTTTATAGTATATGTAAGTTCATGCCTTATTATTGATCATTTATATCCACTCAATTTTCAAACGAGATCAATAGACAACCAACCTTCTAATTGATCTATCGAATATATCTAAAGTACCAATTATACACATTCAAAAGTTGACCTTATTTTATAGATAACCGCCTTATTTCTTCCTACACACTTACTCACCTAAAGAGAAAAGCTATCAGTCACTTGAACATGGAACACAATGACAATACTCCCTTCACGTAACCGGGGACGGACTGCGAGCATAATCATCCTTGTTAAACTTGTGGCAAGCTCAAGTACAATTTTGAATCACCCTACGAAGTCGTGAAGCGAACGATTGCCACTGACTTTGACGGCTTGTTCCGGGTGATGGTCACCGAGCGCGCTTGACAAGTAGCCGTCGCAGCGGTCCTCCAGGCCGAGAAGTGATTCCGAGAAACGAACCCCGTCGTTCCGATGGAGGCCTAATGTAAGCAAGACACCATTGCCATGGCCGGAAGATGTAGAGCTAAGAGAGGGCTTTTGAATGTGATCATTTTGGCGGCTACTACTATTACTGTTACTTTGCGATATCTTGCTCTTCTTGCGCATCTCCAAGGTGTGTACTTCCTCGACCATCGGCTTCCATAGTCGCACTCTCGCGTTTATGAACCAGTTGGAAACCTGATGAAGAAAGAACCACCATTAGAATCATGCATCAAATTGAGCTACAACATCACCAAATCTCCCAAAATTCACCGACTCCATGAGTCGGATTTCGTTACCTGGTTTCTGGTCAATCCTGTTTCTTTAGCCAAATTCTGCTTGTCGACATCAGTTGGATAcctagaaattttttcaaaaacacGGCAGAAATGTGATCCGTTGTTTCTAAAATGCATTTGCAAAGTTGGATCAGTTTGGTTTGAGCAAAGAATAAGAACTAGGACTCACGGGTGCAGAAAGTGTTCGAAGAGCCAACCGCGCAGCACAGCAACTGCCCGTTCAGGAAGCCCTCTTTGCGGTCGCCAGAAGTTCGGTTGAGCGAAGGGGGCCGCGAGGACTTTCGTCGGCCGGTGGAAGTAACCACCGCTACTGTTCGGTCGAATGGAGCTTGCGATCGGTTCTCCGGCGATGCCTTCACTATCCAGAGCATTGTTCACTTGATGAAGTCGGCCG is from Zingiber officinale cultivar Zhangliang chromosome 7B, Zo_v1.1, whole genome shotgun sequence and encodes:
- the LOC122007255 gene encoding BEL1-like homeodomain protein 9; translated protein: MASSSAGLKADRFPGGAGEADQEQGPFLRRPRLCYRHVPQQSRLGKLRFPLEQSRPFSLSLDSPPPPRISRPAFGPFTGYAAVLGRSRFLEPARRLLEEVCRVGQQRRRAGGGGEVSLAVNPAEESPPPPPASPVSRLDSMLDEVYRRYKQYSHQAQAVITSFESIAGLNNAAPYASMALDAMAKHFQCLRNIISGRLHQVNNALDSEGIAGEPIASSIRPNSSGGYFHRPTKVLAAPFAQPNFWRPQRGLPERAVAVLRGWLFEHFLHPYPTDVDKQNLAKETGLTRNQVSNWFINARVRLWKPMVEEVHTLEMRKKSKISQSNSNSSSRQNDHIQKPSLSSTSSGHGNGVLLTLGLHRNDGVRFSESLLGLEDRCDGYLSSALGDHHPEQAVKVSGNRSLHDFVG